The Claveliimonas bilis genome window below encodes:
- a CDS encoding DUF2194 domain-containing protein, translating to MKRRKRQKGGIFRFRKLQTVIVVFLLLVGVLCFVQWNVPYEEQERELEPVEQDSLDLVTLDQDPECLIIWEDDDTGRQGLELMEDILSQMRIPYETVQGEEANRHDLEDYETVVLSVTRWNILDETLLKLRDWLEAGGSLMALYPPEINGSFQVFAKDFGIERLGNDYVVTSGLRMTRPFMIGGDKEYVITDPFESSLSVSLDDNAEVYMESTDENLVPLIWKTKQGEGEAVFCNIGIVEKAYRGFYSTAYSLLEETCAWPVINGSTFYIDDFPSPVPGGESKYIKRDYGMTISEFYTQVWWNDVYNLAEEYGIRYTGLVIEQYSDDVEQPYERNNDTQRYRYFGNMLLDQGGEIGFHGYNHMPLCLLGFDYGDGYESYRLWHSYEDMLASIQELKSFCEEMFPKEKFQVYVPPSNILSEEGRTMLKEDVDGIKAVASVYIGGLDEVAYEQEFEVAEDGMIETPRIISGYIMDDYTQLIAFSELNFHYVNTHFQHPDDTLDEDRGAALGWEEMYQRISDYTEWLYTSASDIRNLTGSELAAAVQIYDNLEVERDYTDGRLKLHLANFRDEAWLMVRINEGTPGEVTGGSLTEVAEGLYLLEAQDDEIEIVIGQ from the coding sequence TTGAAAAGAAGAAAGCGGCAAAAGGGAGGCATTTTCCGTTTCCGAAAACTGCAGACAGTGATTGTAGTCTTTTTATTGCTGGTAGGCGTGCTGTGCTTTGTGCAGTGGAATGTCCCTTATGAGGAACAGGAAAGAGAGCTGGAACCTGTAGAACAGGACAGCCTTGATCTGGTGACTTTGGACCAGGATCCGGAGTGCCTTATTATCTGGGAAGATGATGATACGGGCAGACAGGGACTGGAGCTTATGGAAGATATCTTAAGCCAGATGAGAATTCCCTATGAAACAGTGCAGGGGGAAGAGGCGAACCGGCATGACCTGGAAGATTATGAGACTGTTGTTCTGTCGGTGACTCGCTGGAATATTTTGGATGAGACACTTCTGAAGCTTCGGGACTGGCTGGAAGCAGGGGGAAGTCTGATGGCCCTCTATCCCCCGGAGATCAACGGAAGCTTTCAGGTATTTGCAAAAGACTTCGGAATTGAAAGACTGGGAAATGACTACGTCGTAACGTCCGGTCTTCGGATGACCCGGCCCTTTATGATAGGCGGGGACAAGGAATACGTAATTACGGATCCCTTTGAGTCATCCCTGTCAGTATCCCTGGATGATAACGCAGAGGTCTATATGGAATCTACAGATGAAAATCTGGTTCCTCTGATCTGGAAGACAAAGCAGGGAGAAGGAGAGGCTGTATTCTGCAATATCGGAATTGTGGAAAAGGCATACCGGGGGTTCTACTCCACAGCTTACAGCCTGCTGGAAGAAACATGCGCATGGCCGGTGATCAACGGTTCTACGTTTTATATTGATGATTTCCCATCTCCGGTTCCCGGAGGGGAGAGCAAATATATTAAGCGGGATTACGGGATGACGATCTCGGAATTTTATACACAGGTATGGTGGAATGATGTATATAATCTGGCGGAGGAATACGGCATCCGCTACACAGGACTTGTGATCGAGCAGTATTCTGACGATGTGGAGCAGCCCTATGAGCGCAATAATGATACACAGCGCTACCGATATTTTGGAAATATGCTTCTTGATCAGGGAGGGGAGATCGGCTTCCATGGGTACAATCACATGCCGCTGTGTCTTCTTGGATTCGATTACGGAGACGGATATGAGTCCTACCGGCTGTGGCACAGTTATGAGGATATGCTGGCCTCTATCCAGGAGCTGAAAAGCTTCTGTGAAGAGATGTTCCCTAAAGAGAAGTTCCAGGTTTATGTCCCGCCCTCCAATATCCTTTCCGAGGAAGGCAGAACCATGCTGAAGGAGGATGTGGACGGGATCAAGGCCGTTGCCAGTGTCTATATCGGCGGATTGGACGAAGTGGCATACGAACAGGAATTTGAGGTGGCGGAGGACGGGATGATCGAGACGCCCCGTATCATATCTGGATATATTATGGATGATTATACCCAGCTTATAGCATTCTCGGAACTGAATTTCCACTATGTAAACACTCATTTCCAGCATCCGGACGATACCCTGGACGAGGACAGGGGAGCGGCTCTTGGATGGGAGGAAATGTATCAAAGGATCTCAGACTATACCGAATGGCTGTATACATCGGCGTCGGACATCCGCAATCTGACCGGCAGCGAACTGGCGGCGGCAGTGCAGATTTACGACAATCTGGAAGTGGAACGGGACTATACAGACGGAAGATTAAAACTTCATCTGGCAAATTTCAGGGATGAAGCCTGGCTTATGGTCCGGATCAATGAGGGAACGCCGGGAGAAGTGACAGGAGGGAGTCTTACGGAAGTGGCAGAAGGACTTTATCTTCTGGAAGCACAGGATGATGAGATAGAAATTGTAATTGGGCAGTAA
- a CDS encoding SAM-dependent methyltransferase, which produces MENLRQLFKDNLNTDFITAVLSNPRQKGHVSKVRVRPLMKGGMLFFQLEEQKGTQAFHRNLNAEETCEELMQYMEEMKQMQMETRRFFFSILVSKKGKVTIKKKAQTGTVKEVDFSHDRKKRYILKEGTKIPFLVDLGVMTEEGKIIKSRFDKFRQINRFLEFIEDVLPQLPGDREITILDFGCGKSYLTFAIYYYLHELKGYDIRIIGMDLKADVIRRCNELSKKYGYQKLKFLEGNIADYTGVNAVDMVVTLHACDTATDFALAKAVEWNAKVILSVPCCQHELNGQIQNDILKPVLKYGLIKERMAALITDALRAEYLEGQGYETQILEFIDMEHTPKNILIRGIKNGQRQSMEAVERCEEALHVSPTLKHLLETVHGVEMKE; this is translated from the coding sequence ATGGAAAATTTAAGACAATTATTCAAGGACAATTTAAATACAGATTTTATCACAGCGGTATTGAGCAATCCGCGCCAAAAAGGGCACGTCAGTAAGGTGCGGGTGCGCCCTCTGATGAAAGGCGGCATGCTTTTCTTTCAGTTGGAGGAGCAGAAAGGCACCCAGGCTTTTCACAGGAATTTGAACGCAGAAGAGACTTGTGAAGAGTTGATGCAGTATATGGAAGAAATGAAGCAGATGCAGATGGAAACGAGACGGTTCTTTTTTTCTATATTAGTAAGCAAGAAAGGGAAGGTTACAATAAAGAAAAAAGCTCAGACCGGTACGGTGAAGGAAGTGGACTTTTCTCATGACAGGAAGAAGCGATATATTCTTAAAGAGGGAACGAAGATTCCGTTTCTTGTAGATCTTGGCGTTATGACGGAAGAGGGAAAGATTATAAAATCCCGTTTTGACAAATTTCGTCAGATTAATCGATTTCTGGAATTTATTGAGGATGTGCTGCCGCAGCTTCCGGGGGACAGAGAGATCACCATTCTGGACTTCGGATGCGGAAAATCCTATCTGACGTTTGCGATCTATTATTATCTCCATGAGCTGAAGGGCTATGATATACGGATCATCGGTATGGATCTGAAAGCAGATGTCATTCGCCGCTGTAATGAACTGAGTAAAAAATACGGCTATCAGAAGCTGAAGTTCCTCGAAGGCAATATTGCGGACTATACAGGGGTAAATGCGGTGGATATGGTTGTTACACTTCATGCCTGCGACACGGCAACCGATTTTGCTCTGGCGAAGGCAGTGGAGTGGAATGCAAAAGTTATTCTGTCTGTTCCCTGCTGTCAGCATGAACTGAACGGTCAGATTCAAAATGATATCCTGAAACCTGTTCTGAAATACGGGCTGATTAAGGAGAGAATGGCGGCCTTGATTACGGATGCGCTGCGCGCGGAATACCTGGAAGGGCAAGGGTATGAAACCCAGATTTTGGAATTTATCGATATGGAGCATACCCCGAAAAATATTCTGATCCGCGGAATAAAGAACGGACAGAGACAGAGTATGGAGGCAGTGGAAAGATGTGAAGAGGCGCTTCATGTGTCTCCGACCTTGAAACATCTGCTGGAAACAGTACATGGAGTAGAAATGAAGGAGTAG
- a CDS encoding sensor histidine kinase: protein MKNWYKSAPLKGILLVIQHVLVILAAVSFVWLAAYPGITQDILSEKNVENYEESQGFGREVLADSQNALAILMEKEQLETNGKLDENKIVDIRELSDHSTISGENKNGLAYRLGELNDWGIRRENGEIATSEEGGYNSIIVCEKQGGGYQYFYYDEFRELIENGSLSFVEDSETTVTQEDVLEWLRDGSFYKGATGWSSEALIDRNNQIQYRTFWNYDGYWIDEAYAPVGAQNILEVVNNNPEWNGKLQEAFYLLDASIGTIRSDMVNYEEMGNFWTEGNTNLTYLYADTADKTIYTNKEEYKDYGKLEENLQKLTSSGRFALVEPKLADFQSNINGADANEWTHVISEMCGKKDDFVYAVNVDTDFPVQDSYYSQNVLYEEYGPQITGMLVMGILSVIGIIAAFVWLTIVAGRTPEDQEIHLNLLDRIKTELMAVISVGVWVFIIYLITDIYSYSSSYSTVEAYSENSYAAVLNVTASDIVLVSIIALLSCMIFMTAYLSLVRRIKARTLWKNSILKWLVQVFGKVVRHMGEIWRTVLVLAGIAFLNILGIGTASGPVVLLMVIADLAGAVYMVYQAVGRHKIGRGIERIAKGEVDYKIPLEGLKGGQREIAEKINTIGEGLDAAVEASMKNERLKTDLITNVSHDIKTPLTSIINYVDLLKRENFTDPKIRGYLDILEAKAQRLKTLTEDVVEASKVSSGNISLEYMDINLTEMIQQTSGEFEEKFRKRRLTEVLSIPKEPVIIRVDGRRMWRVLENIYNNAAKYAMEGTRIYADLSVSDQTVVFSLKNISEQPLNIRADELTERFIRGDVSRSTEGSGLGLSIAKSLTTMQGGTFDLYLDGDLFKVTITFPEVKKTQG, encoded by the coding sequence ATGAAAAACTGGTACAAATCAGCGCCGTTGAAAGGGATTCTTCTGGTGATCCAACATGTACTGGTTATCCTGGCGGCTGTCAGTTTCGTGTGGTTGGCGGCATATCCGGGAATCACACAGGATATTCTTTCAGAAAAAAATGTGGAAAATTATGAAGAGTCCCAGGGATTTGGAAGAGAAGTGCTCGCGGATTCACAGAATGCGCTGGCTATACTTATGGAAAAGGAACAGCTGGAGACAAATGGAAAGCTGGATGAAAATAAAATTGTAGATATCAGGGAACTGTCGGATCATTCGACAATAAGCGGAGAGAACAAAAACGGTCTTGCATACCGCCTGGGTGAGTTGAATGACTGGGGAATCCGCAGGGAGAATGGAGAGATCGCCACCTCGGAAGAGGGGGGGTATAATTCGATCATCGTCTGTGAAAAGCAGGGCGGCGGATATCAATATTTTTATTACGATGAATTTCGTGAATTGATTGAAAACGGCTCTCTTTCCTTTGTGGAAGATTCGGAAACCACAGTGACGCAGGAAGATGTGCTGGAATGGCTGCGGGACGGGTCGTTTTACAAAGGCGCTACCGGATGGTCGTCAGAAGCGCTTATTGACAGAAATAACCAGATCCAGTACCGGACATTCTGGAATTATGACGGGTACTGGATAGATGAGGCATATGCTCCGGTGGGAGCCCAAAATATCCTGGAAGTTGTCAATAACAATCCAGAATGGAACGGGAAGCTGCAGGAGGCGTTTTATCTGCTTGATGCAAGTATTGGCACCATCAGAAGCGACATGGTCAATTATGAAGAAATGGGAAATTTCTGGACAGAAGGAAACACCAATCTGACCTATTTGTATGCTGATACCGCTGATAAAACCATATATACAAATAAAGAAGAATATAAGGATTACGGTAAGCTGGAGGAGAATCTTCAGAAATTGACAAGCAGCGGACGTTTCGCATTGGTAGAACCAAAGCTTGCGGATTTTCAGTCAAATATCAACGGGGCAGATGCGAATGAGTGGACACATGTGATCTCGGAAATGTGCGGCAAAAAGGATGATTTTGTTTATGCAGTCAATGTAGATACCGATTTTCCGGTCCAGGATAGTTACTACAGTCAAAATGTGCTTTATGAGGAGTACGGACCGCAGATCACGGGAATGCTTGTTATGGGAATCCTGTCAGTGATCGGAATTATTGCTGCATTTGTCTGGCTTACGATCGTGGCGGGACGGACGCCGGAAGATCAGGAGATACATCTGAATTTACTGGACCGTATAAAAACAGAACTTATGGCAGTGATCTCCGTAGGTGTGTGGGTATTCATCATATATTTGATTACGGATATTTACTCTTATTCATCGTCGTATTCGACAGTGGAAGCCTATAGTGAGAACTCTTATGCTGCAGTGCTGAATGTTACTGCTTCGGATATTGTGCTGGTAAGTATCATAGCCCTCTTAAGCTGCATGATCTTTATGACAGCATATTTAAGCCTGGTCCGCCGCATCAAGGCGAGAACGCTCTGGAAAAACAGTATATTGAAGTGGCTGGTGCAGGTGTTTGGAAAAGTGGTACGGCACATGGGCGAAATATGGAGAACCGTGCTGGTACTGGCAGGAATTGCATTCCTGAATATTCTGGGCATTGGGACAGCATCCGGACCGGTGGTCCTTTTAATGGTCATTGCAGATCTGGCTGGTGCTGTTTATATGGTCTATCAGGCAGTGGGAAGACACAAGATCGGCCGGGGAATAGAGAGGATTGCAAAAGGTGAGGTTGACTACAAAATCCCTTTGGAAGGGCTGAAAGGAGGACAAAGAGAGATCGCAGAGAAAATTAATACAATAGGAGAAGGACTGGATGCAGCAGTGGAGGCCAGCATGAAAAATGAACGCCTTAAGACAGACCTTATTACAAATGTATCCCATGATATCAAGACACCTCTTACGTCCATTATCAATTATGTGGATCTTCTGAAGAGAGAAAACTTTACGGATCCTAAGATCCGGGGGTATCTGGATATTCTGGAGGCGAAGGCACAGAGGCTGAAAACATTGACAGAGGATGTAGTGGAGGCATCCAAGGTCAGCTCCGGAAATATTTCCCTGGAATATATGGATATCAATCTGACAGAAATGATCCAGCAGACCAGCGGAGAATTTGAAGAAAAATTCCGTAAAAGACGTTTAACAGAAGTACTCAGTATTCCGAAAGAACCGGTTATTATTCGGGTTGACGGCCGCAGAATGTGGAGAGTACTGGAAAATATTTATAACAATGCGGCAAAATATGCAATGGAAGGGACAAGAATCTATGCAGATCTGAGTGTGTCAGATCAGACGGTCGTGTTCTCCTTGAAAAATATATCTGAACAGCCTTTGAATATCAGAGCGGATGAACTGACAGAACGTTTCATCAGAGGCGATGTTTCCAGAAGCACAGAAGGAAGCGGACTTGGTCTTTCCATAGCCAAGTCATTGACGACCATGCAGGGAGGAACGTTTGACCTGTATCTGGACGGAGATTTGTTCAAAGTAACGATCACCTTCCCGGAAGTCAAAAAAACCCAGGGCTAA
- a CDS encoding response regulator transcription factor: MSKILVCDDDKEIVEAIEIYLTQEGYEVVKAYDGQEALKVLKETPIDLLVIDVMMPRLDGIRATLKIREENNIPIIILSAKSEDADKILGLNVGADDYVTKPFNPLELVARVKSQLRRYTSLGSTVKNENEAIYTTGGLAINDDLKEVTVDGETVKLTPIEYNILLLLVKNQGKVFSIEQIYESIWNEDAIGADNTVAVHIRHIREKIEINPKEPRYLKVVWGVGYKIEKL; the protein is encoded by the coding sequence ATGTCAAAAATATTGGTATGTGATGATGACAAAGAAATAGTGGAGGCAATTGAAATATATCTGACTCAGGAAGGATATGAAGTAGTAAAGGCATATGACGGACAAGAGGCATTAAAGGTATTGAAAGAAACGCCGATAGACCTTCTGGTGATCGATGTCATGATGCCAAGGCTGGATGGGATCAGAGCAACTCTTAAAATCAGAGAGGAAAATAATATTCCCATTATTATTCTTTCGGCGAAATCGGAGGATGCGGATAAAATACTGGGACTGAATGTAGGGGCAGATGATTATGTGACAAAGCCGTTTAATCCACTGGAACTGGTGGCGAGAGTGAAATCTCAGCTTCGCCGCTACACCAGCCTTGGGAGCACAGTAAAAAATGAAAATGAAGCGATATACACAACAGGAGGTTTGGCTATCAACGATGACCTCAAGGAGGTTACCGTGGACGGGGAAACGGTAAAATTGACACCTATCGAATATAATATTTTATTGCTTCTTGTTAAAAACCAGGGAAAAGTCTTTTCTATTGAACAGATTTATGAAAGTATATGGAACGAGGATGCAATCGGGGCGGATAATACAGTAGCGGTGCATATCCGGCATATCCGGGAGAAAATTGAAATTAATCCAAAAGAGCCCCGGTATTTAAAAGTCGTATGGGGAGTCGGCTATAAGATAGAAAAACTTTAG
- a CDS encoding glycoside hydrolase family 25 protein: MGIYGIDVGEMQGNINWEQVKKEGVQFAMLRSGYGAGSMDVQFRKNAEGCAREKIPFGVYWSSYAWTPRMARKEAEFCIETIEEYKLSYPVSFVFDKDSVKYVETKGIAVTKILATEMAEAFCRRIEELGYRPMYYSNKDFLDRMFDESLQKKYALWYAQYEGESHSEKTVIWQYTNKGRMRGIKGDVNENMAY, translated from the coding sequence GTGGGAATATATGGTATTGATGTGGGCGAAATGCAGGGAAACATTAACTGGGAACAAGTGAAAAAAGAAGGCGTCCAGTTTGCGATGCTGCGGTCCGGATATGGGGCGGGAAGTATGGATGTACAGTTCCGGAAAAATGCAGAAGGGTGCGCCAGAGAGAAAATTCCCTTTGGAGTATACTGGTCTTCTTATGCCTGGACGCCCCGGATGGCACGGAAAGAGGCGGAATTTTGCATAGAAACAATAGAAGAGTATAAGTTATCCTACCCGGTTTCCTTTGTTTTTGATAAAGACTCTGTAAAATATGTGGAGACAAAGGGAATTGCTGTTACAAAAATACTGGCGACAGAGATGGCGGAAGCCTTCTGCAGACGGATAGAGGAGCTGGGATATCGGCCTATGTATTATAGTAATAAGGATTTTCTTGACCGGATGTTTGATGAAAGTCTGCAGAAAAAGTATGCTCTTTGGTATGCACAGTATGAAGGGGAATCCCATTCAGAAAAGACTGTAATATGGCAATATACGAACAAAGGGAGGATGAGAGGGATCAAAGGGGATGTGAATGAAAATATGGCTTATTAA
- a CDS encoding sporulation initiation factor Spo0A C-terminal domain-containing protein, translating to MEAIQYLVRSLGIGATYRGYRYLVIAIDLCLRDEDYLLGISKVLYPKIAEICHTSVGSVERDLRTVINVCWERGNRSLLTTISPCPLLSKPTTGEFVDILTGHLRGTLVS from the coding sequence ATGGAAGCAATTCAATATTTAGTTCGTTCTCTTGGAATCGGTGCTACATATCGAGGTTATCGATATCTGGTCATTGCAATTGATCTTTGTCTCCGGGATGAAGACTACCTGCTTGGAATCAGTAAGGTGCTTTATCCCAAAATCGCGGAAATCTGCCACACAAGCGTGGGAAGTGTAGAGCGCGATCTCCGCACAGTTATCAATGTCTGCTGGGAGAGGGGAAACAGGAGTCTGCTAACGACTATTTCTCCCTGTCCCCTGCTTAGCAAGCCTACAACCGGAGAATTTGTAGATATCCTGACCGGTCACTTGAGAGGGACTCTGGTTTCCTGA
- a CDS encoding alpha/beta fold hydrolase, whose amino-acid sequence MKKEFYYPSADGETQIHAVEWIPEGEVRAILQISHGMVEYIDRYDEFASWLTEKGWYVTGNDHLGHGKSVSSEEKYGFFHETDGNRCVIADIHRLRERTEQTYPGVPYFMMGHSMGSFLVRQYLFTYGNGLAGAIIMGTGHKSAAVLNLGQMLCRIIAGVKGWNFRSNLINALGIGSYNKKFEPCESKQEWVTSDPEIRGRYEADPLCSFVFTVNGYHQMFEGMKELTKRSNMKKMPKNLPLLFVSGEKDPVGGFGKDVKKVYESYLKAGMKNAEIRLYENDRHEILNEQDRRVVYEELYQWMERNLSG is encoded by the coding sequence CCCTTCGGCTGACGGAGAAACCCAGATTCACGCAGTGGAATGGATACCGGAGGGTGAGGTTCGGGCAATACTCCAGATCAGTCACGGCATGGTAGAGTATATAGACCGATACGATGAATTTGCTTCCTGGCTTACCGAAAAAGGCTGGTATGTAACCGGCAACGATCATTTGGGACATGGAAAATCCGTTTCTTCGGAAGAAAAATATGGATTTTTCCATGAAACAGATGGGAACCGTTGTGTGATCGCAGATATCCACAGATTAAGGGAACGCACGGAGCAGACATATCCAGGCGTTCCTTATTTTATGATGGGGCATAGCATGGGATCCTTTTTGGTAAGACAGTATCTTTTTACATATGGAAACGGACTGGCCGGCGCAATTATAATGGGAACAGGGCATAAGAGTGCGGCTGTTTTGAATTTGGGGCAGATGCTCTGCAGGATCATTGCCGGTGTAAAGGGATGGAATTTTCGCAGCAATTTGATCAACGCACTGGGGATAGGAAGTTATAATAAAAAGTTTGAACCTTGCGAAAGTAAGCAAGAATGGGTGACATCGGATCCGGAAATCAGAGGCAGATATGAAGCAGATCCTCTTTGCAGTTTTGTATTTACTGTAAATGGATACCACCAGATGTTTGAAGGCATGAAAGAGCTGACAAAAAGGAGTAACATGAAGAAAATGCCGAAAAATCTGCCTTTATTATTTGTGTCTGGAGAAAAAGACCCGGTAGGTGGTTTTGGGAAAGATGTAAAAAAGGTATATGAATCTTATCTTAAGGCCGGCATGAAGAATGCCGAGATCAGACTCTATGAAAATGACCGTCATGAGATTTTGAATGAACAGGATCGAAGAGTGGTTTATGAAGAGCTGTATCAGTGGATGGAAAGGAACCTTTCGGGATAA